Below is a window of Chloroflexota bacterium DNA.
TGCGCACGGGCTGGAGGGGCACAAGGGGACTTTCGATACACAACCGTGGGGCAGAGCAGTTTGCCAGCAGTGTTTGATTGCAGTAGAATAATGTGGAGGTTTGCCGCGATAGCACAGACTGGTTTTTGGTGGAATGGTGTTTCCAATGAGCGTTCGTCAACCCGAATTGAAGACTCGTGACGTTATCGAGAGTGAGCGAACATATCTTGAGAAGTTGGCTGCTCTTCTTGCGCAGGACCTGGATTTCCACGGCCAGGACAGCGGGTATGCATCACACCGCTTTCATTCCTTCCCTGCGAAATTCCCCCCGCAGCTACCGCGTAAATTCATCGATGGATTGACCCGACCGGGCGATGTGGTCCTTGACCCGATAATGGGATCTGGGACCACAATTGTCGAGGCTTATCTGGCTGGCCGGCGTGCCGCGGGTTTCGACATCGACCCATTGGCGTTACTGGTCACGCGGGCAAAGGTCACACCGCTGTCAGCCGAACGAGTGGTTCATGAGAGCAACAGGGTATTGTGTCGGGCGCAATCTGTCGAGGAGTACGTGATCGGCTTTCTCAAACCGTACTTCGATCGAGATGGAGAAGGCATTTTCGCGTTGCCTGAGCTTCAGGATTCGATCCGGGACATCCATAATGAAGATCAGCTGGATCTGCTCACCACGTTGATTCAGGGTCGGCGCTTGCGAGACATAAGTGATTTGCCTTTTGATTTAGTCGTATAGATCGATCAACTTTTCCTATGATGTCAAACTTGCCTTTCTCCCCGATCCAATATCAGAACTGGCCGCTGCCCCAAGGGGTTGTCGATCTCTTTTTCGACGACGCGGCCGCAAAAAGGGATCTGGAACAGGAACTGCGCCAGTTATTCCGAACCTGGGGCTATGGCGAACTGATCCCGCCCACCTTCGAATATGCCGACACGCTGGCATCGGAAGGAGGTACGCAGCTTGCCGAGGATATGTACCGCTTCGTCGACCGGGATGGCCGTACCCTGGCCCTCAGGCCCGACCTGACGATACCCGCTGCCCGGGTTGTAGGTACCCGCCTGTTTGACCAGCCAATGCCCCTGCGCCTGTGTTACACCGGTTCGGTATTCCGATATGAAGCCCCGCAGGCGGGCCGGCAAAGGGAGTTCACACAGGCCGGCTTCGAATTGTTCGGCGCTGCATCACCGGAAGCCGATGCCGAGGTGCTTGCCCTGACCGCTGGGGCCCTCAGACTGTCTCAGGTCGAGGGTTTTCGGATAGTGATCGGTCAACTTGACTTTGTCCGAGGCCTGTTGGGAGAAACGGACGCCTCCCCCGAATACCTTGTCGAGCTGACAAATGCCATCGACCGCAAAAACCTGGCCGACCTGGAGGTTCTTGTGGACTCGCTGGGGGCTGCCGGGGCACTTCGAAACGCGCTGTTGGCGCTTCCCCGGCTCCAGGGTGGGGCTTCCGTGCTGGACGAGGCTGCGGATTTCTGCCTTAACGAAGCTATGACCGCAGCGCTGGGTCGCCTGCAGGATATCCACTTGCTTCTGGACGGCTACGGGCTGGATTCAGTGGTCGATTACGATCTGGGCGAGACGCGCGGCATGGAATACTACACTGGCATCAGTTTCAAGGCTTATGCACCGGGCCTCGGCTTTGCCATTTCCTCAGGTGGTCGCTACGATGATCTGGTCGGGCACTTCGGGCCATCACAACCGGCAGTGGGTTGCGCACTGTGGCTGGATCGCATTCTGCTGGTTCGCCAGCGCCAGGGCAGAATCGGACCAGGCACCCGACCTGATCTGGTGATCGCTGCTGCTGATAACCAGGACTGCCTGGGTCTCATGGCTGATCTGAGGCGCGGGGGTTTCCAGATCGAGCTGGAATTGTCAGGGCGGCAAGGGAACGAGCTGCGCCAATATGCCGCCGAGCGGGGAATCCCGCGTAGCGCCGTTTGCGCGGGCGACGGACAGGTGACCCTTTACATCGGTGAAACGGAAAAGAACCTTGGGATCGACGAGGTCTTGCGGGAGACCGAAGCATGGTAGATTCGCCGGCCGGTTCTCCAATGGAAGGAAAGCCGGAGGTCGGTCGATCGGCCGCGCGGTTGGTGGTTGCTCTGCCGAAAGGACGACTGCTCGACGAGGCGCTCGACAGCCTCACCCGGGCCGGCTATGGTCTGAATGCCGGGGAAAACGGACGTCGACTGGTCGTACCATCCTCAGATGCCCGTGTCAGTTACATATTGGCAAAACCTGCCGATGTCCCGGTGTATGTGGAGAATGGCGCGGCCGATCTGGGCATCGTTGGATTGGATGTTCTTCGTGAGAGCCAACGGGATGTTCTGGAGCCCCTGCAACTTCCCTTCGGGCATTGCCGGCTGGTGGTGGCAGGCCCGGCGCTTCGCTCGGAACGCCCCCTGCGTCTGGAGCCAAACCCGCGGGTGGCCACGAAATTCCCCGTGCTCACGGAGGCATTTTTCCGTCAGCGGGGCATCAGTGCCGAGATCATCCAGCTTTCGGGCTCTGTGGAGCTTGCTCCATTGGTGGATCTGGCAGATTTGATTGTGGATCTGGTCCAGACGGGTCGTACTCTGCGGGACAATGGGCTGGTGGAGTTGCGGATCATCCTGGAGAGCCAGGCCATGTTGATCGCCAATCGCGCTGCCTGGCGATTGAAGGCCACCGGGATGGCCGCCTTCGTTTCAGCGCTTCGGGATTCGGTCAACCCTTTGCAGGCAATCCAGGAATCGTCCGGTATGGGCCGTTGACCAGGTAGGTGGAAGACACATCATGTCAGAATTGATCGTGCGGGATGTCTCCAAATCGGAGATCAAACAGATCGCCGGCTGGTTTATCGAGGATCACGCTGACAATCCCATGTATGCCCGCATGTTTGGCGGAACCCTGCGGCGCCTGCTTTATCACAAGTGGGTCCTGCCCCGCTATCTGCAGAATGCGGCTTCGATCTGGCTGATCGAAGAGGGAGATGATGCAGTGGGTTATGTGGTGGTTGAAAGATCCGGTGCAGCGATTCACCTGGCAGATCTGGTTCTCTACGACGACGACCTTCGAGCAGAGGCAGTGGGCAAGATCGTGGCGCGAGCCAGGGACGTGGCCCAGGATAAGGGGTATCGCTATATTGGAACCGCACCCGGGAAGACTGACGAGGATCTTCTGCAAACTTATCGCGACAGCGGCTTTGAGTTTCTCGATTATTATCTTTGGGCCTTCAGCGGACAGGTGATGGATATCGATGCGCCCGAGGGCGTGGACCTTCCCTCGCTCGGTTTGAAGTCTTCTCTGGAACAGCGACTTCATTACCTTGGTATTGAGCTGGACGCCTCCGAGGTTGCGGCCCGGGATTTGATCGAAAGCAATTATCTGCCGAAGAAACCTGCCAAAAACCACGCCTTTGAGATTGAACTCACCCGGGCTGATGGCGGGACGCAGGGGATCGGCTATCTCTCGCCGCGACCTGATGAGCGCAAGGATGGTGTGCTGTCCCTGGTGCTCTCCACCGATCCCGCGTACTGGGGAACACCGCTTGAGGCACAGATCGTTGGCGCGTTTGCCAACGCCACTTCTGAAGATGAAACCGTGCCCGTGCGGGTCATGGTCAGTACAACGGCCCACGCCGAGCAATCGCAGGACGCATTTGCCGATATTGGCCTGGTGCGCGGCCTGGATGCCCGACCTGTGATGTACATTGATATCGAGGAAAGATGATCGTATTTCCCGCCATCGATCTCCGGCAAGGCCGGTGCGTTCGGCTCAAACAGGGCGATCCGGATGCCGAAACGCTGTTTTCCAATGATCCCGTGGCTATCGCCCGGCAGTGGGCCGCGGCGGGAGCCCAATGGCTGCACGTGGTCAACCTGGATGGCGCAATTGGCGATCAGAAGCATGATGCACCGAATCTGGTGCGGCTCCAGGAGATTGGGCGGGCAGTCAGTCTTCCGATTCAGTTTGGCGGTGGCTTGCGCACGCTGGATGATGTGAACCATGCGTTGGCCCTGGGAGCTGCAAGGGTAGTTCTGGGTACCGCCGCGGTCCAGAACCCGGAATTGCTTTCTGCTGCCATTGAACGATTTGGGCCGCAGGCAGTGGTAGTCGGTTTGGATGCCAGGAACGGGGTAGTTGCGACCCATGGCTGGCAGCAGAGCAGCGGCCGGGATGTCGTTGACCTGGCGCGGCTGATGGCAGATCGGGGCGTGGAGCGGGTCGTCTATACCGATATTGCCAGGGACGGCATGTTGAGCGGCGTGGACAGCAAAGGCACAGCTCGCCTGGCTGATGAGTGTGGACTCAAGGTGATTGCCAGTGGTGGGGTGCGCGATATGGAGGACATCCGTCGTCTGCAGGCGTTGGAAGCGCGTGGCATCGAGGGCGTCATCGTGGGGCAGGCCCTGTATACCGGCGCCCTGGCTCTGCCTGATGCGCTGCGGGTGGCGGACGGCTTCCAGAAGACCGCGGCCAGCGACACGGCGACGCTGCGACTAAGGAGCAATTGTGCTGGCAAAACGGATCATTCCGTGCCTTGACATAAAAGACGGTCGCGTTGTCAAAGGGATCAGTTTCGTCAACCTGCGGGATGCTGGCGATCCCGTGGAGCAGGCCAAGATCTATGACGCCGAGGGTGCGGACGAACTGGTTTTTCTCGATATCACGGCCAGTCATGAGCATAGAGACATCGTTCTGGACATGGTACGGACTGTGGCGGACCAGGTGTTCATCCCATTCACCGTCGGAGGTGGGGTGCGAACTGTTGAAGATATGCGGGCCATCTTGTTGGCCGGTGCCGACAAGGTAAGTATCAACTCGGCGGCGGTCCGCAATCCCCAGGTGGTCGCGGCTGGCGCGCGCGAGTTCGGTAGCCAGTGTGTAGTGGTTGCTATCGACGCCAAACACCGCTGGGCGGGGAGGTGGGAGGTGTATGTGAATGGCGGCCGGATTCCTGTTGGCCTTGATGCGGTCGATTGGGCCCGCCAGGTTGCCGAATTGGGGGCGGGTGAGATTTTGCTGACGAGCATGGATGCCGATGGCACCCAGGCCGGCTATGATGTCGAACTGACCAGGACTGTGGCGGAAACGGTGCCCATTCCCGTCATCGCTTCCGGTGGGGCCGGTTCGACCGAACATTTCCGGGCTGCCCTGGCCGAGGGGCGCGCCGATGCCGCGCTGGCCGCCACCCTGTTTCATTATCGCCAGCTGAGCATCGGAGAGGTAAAGGACTATCTGGCAATGCATGATGTCCCGGTCCGGCGGGTAATTTGATCCAATGATCAACTCAGTATTTGCCCGGAATATGCAGGAAGAGGCCTGGCATGAATGGCTTTGAAGATCTGCGCTGGGATAGCAACGGTCTGATTCCAGCTTTGGTACAGGACGCCAACAACCTGCAGGTATTGATGGTAGCCTACATGAACAGGGAAGCCCTGACGTTGACGCTGCAGACGGGCAATGTTCACTTCTGGAGCCGTAGCCGTCAGGAGCTATGGCGCAAGGGGGCTACCTCAGGCAACGTCATGGTTCTCTCTGAACTGTGGTACGATTGTGATGGCGACGCGATACTCGTGCAGGTCTGGCCTCAGGGTCCAGCCTGCCATACCGGCGAAGTCAGCTGTTTCTTCCGTCAATTGTCCCTTCGTGATTTTGAAGATGGGCCGGTTGGCGGCCGAGGCGTTGGTGAACCGGTATGGGAAATCGGGTGGCCTGCCCAGGCCGCCGAAGGGGACGCGTAGAGCGATGATGTTCCCGACCTGTGTTATCCTGGAAAGGACTGTCCTGTGAGTGATGTCTTGCTTGAGTTGTCGTCTGTGCTTGAGAAGCGTAAGCGCGAACTGCCCGAAGGCTCCTATACAGCCTACTTGATGACTGCCGGTGAAAACGAGATCCTGAAAAAGCTGGGCGAGGAAGCGGTCGAAGTGATTCTGGCTGCCAAGGATGAGGGTGATGAGCGGGTTATCTACGAGATGGCCGATCTGATATATCATGCACTGGTTCTGCTCGTGGACCGGGAGCTCTCCTGGCAGGATGTCGAGATCGAATTGCAGCGTCGTTATTCGTAAGGGTATGCGGGTGCCCCGGCATCCCTACCTGGAGGTGTGATCATGGCTGTAACCGCAGTAGTTGGCGCTCAGTGGGGTGATGAGGGAAAAGGACGGATTATTGACTACCTGGCCCAGGACGCGGACATGGTGATCCGCTTTCAAGGGGGAGACAACGCCGGGCATACGGTCATGAATTCCTACGGAACGTTCAAGTTGCACCTGATACCATCGGGTATTTTTAACCCGAAAACCCAATGCATTGTGGGAACGGCGACGGTGGTGAACCTGGCCACGCTTTTGGAGGAGATGGCGGATTTAGAAAATGCCGGCATAAACCTTGACAACCTCTGGCTCTCAGACAGGGCGCAGATGTTGATGCCCTATCATCGCCTCCTTGACGGGCTACAGGAAAGGGCCAGAGGTAGGTCGGCCATTGGTACCACCGGCCGCGGCATAGGACCGGCCTACAGTGATAAATCGGCCCGCTGGGGTCTCCGTCTGGGCGACCTGCATCATCCCGAATGGTTGCGAGACCGACTGGAACAGGTGGTTGAGCGAAAGAATCTGACCCTCGAACATTACGGCGCTTCCACGGTCGACGTGGACGACCTGTACGCCCTGTGTATGGCATGGCGTGAGGAGCTGGGCGATCGCATTGTGGATATCTATCCCATGGTGCGCCAGGCGGTCGAGGGTGATCAATCGGTCTTGCTGGAAGGCCAGCTGGGAGTGATGCGGGATATCGACTGGGGCATCTATCCCTATGTGACCTCGTCCAATCCGACGGCAGCCTTTGCCGCAGCAGGCGCCGGGCTGCCGGCCAGCAAGATCAGCCGGGCAGTTGGTGTGGTCAAGGCCTATTCGACGTGCGTGGGCGCGGGCCCCTTCCCTGTGGAACTGTTCGACGAGACCGGAGCCAGGATCCGGGAGATCGGTACGGAGTATGGCGCGACCACCGGGCGACCCCGTCGAGTCGGCTGGTTTGATGGCGTCGCCATCGATTATGCGGCCTGGCTAAACGGTTTCACCGATCTGGCGGTTACCAAGCTCGATGTTCTGGACGCATTGCCAGAACTGAAAATCTGTATTGGATACAAGCTGGGCGATGAAATCCTTCGGCACGTTCCGGATACCGCAACCCTTGAGATGGTGACACCGATCTACGAGACGTGGACAGGATGGCAGGAACCGACAACCGGTTGCCGCTCCTGGGATGATCTTCCCGAAAAGGCGCGAAGCTATCTGCGTCGTATCGAGGAGCTGGCCGGGGTGTCCATTAGCTGGGTTTCCGTCGGACCGGAGCGCGAGGAGATGTTTTCTGTCTAATGACATGTTGGAATATTGACATAATGACATGACTTCTTTCGACCACTCCACCTATCTCTCCCCCTTGACCTGGCGCTATGGCTCGGACGCCATGCGTGCTATCTGGTCTGAACGAAATAAGCGTCTCTTGTTACGCCGTTTTTGGGTAGCACTGGCGACTGCTCAGCATGAGGCTGGTTTGGTGAGCGCCGGGCAACTGGCAGATCTGCAAGCGCACCAGGATCAGGTTGACCTCGATCGAGCAGCAGCTATCGAAGCCGAGATCAAACATGACTTGATGGCGGAGATCCGTACCTACGCAGAGCAGTGCGCCACAGGGGGAGGGATAATTCACCTTGGCGCTACCAGTGCTGATGCGTTGGACAACGTGGAGGCTCTACGACTGCGAGAGTCCACCGATCTCTTGTTGGAACGCCTCGGTGGCTTGCTGACGGCGCTGGTTCAACAGGTAGAGCGTTTCGCGGGGACTCCTGCCATCGGGTTTACCCATCTCCAGCCGGCCGAGCCCACGACCGTTGGCTACCGCCTGGCTCAGTACGGCTACGACCTGTTGCTCGATTGGCGGGAACTCCAGCGGGTGGGGGCAGGGATCAGGGGAAAGGGCCTGCGCGGAGCGGTCGGGACATCGGCTTCGTATAGCCAATTAATGTTGGGGAGCAGCTGGACGCCCGGGAAACTGGAGCAGCGGGTACTGGAATTGCTTGAACTTGAGGCTCATTCAGTTGGTACGCAGGTATACCCGCGCAAGCAGGACTGGTTGATCGTCAACGCGCTGGCAGGGTTGGGGCAATCGATCTACCGGATGGCTTTTGACCTGCGCCTGTTGCAGGCGCCGACTCTGGGGGAGTGGAGCGAGCCCTTCGGTGCCCAGCAGGTTGGCAGCAGTGCTATGCCCTTCAAGCGTAACCCCATCAACAGCGAGAATATGGACAGTCTGGCGCGCCAATTGGCGGCTCTTCCCAGAATCACCTGGGACAATGCAGCGCACAGCCTGTTGGAGCGTACCCTGGACGACTCGGCCAACCGCCGCATGGTGTTGCCCGAGGCGTTTTTACTCGCCGACGAGCTGGTGCAGAGAGCCACTCAGGTGGCATCTGGACTGGTCGTTCGGCAAGATGTTGTGGCACGGAATCTGGAAAGCTACGGGGTCTTCGCAGCGACGGAACGCCTGTTGATGGAGGCAGTCCGGGCTGGAGGCGACCGCCAGGAGCTTCATGAGGTGATCCGCAAGCACAGCCTGTCTGCCTGGGAGGCGTTGAGGCGGGGAGAACCCAATCCCCTTGAGGAATCGTTGGCTGAGGATCCTGATTTCAGGGCCTTGCTATCCCGCGAACTCATTCGGTCCTTTCTTCGCGTCGATGATTATGTGGGCGACGCGCCCGAGCGGGCATTGGCCCTTGCGGCCGCGGTTAGACAGGCCCTCAATCTGGTGTAGGAGGGTTTGGACCACGAAGGCGCGAAGGTCCGCTAAGAGACACGAAGCGCGAAGGGCGCGAAGGGCGCGAAGGACACGGGGACAACGGCGGTGCGAACACGTCACTCCCGCGGCCGCTAGTACAGCCCGGCGTAAATAGCTCCAGAGTTGTCACTCCTTCGACTTCGCCGCGTTCGGGAGGGATCGGACGGCTCGGGGCACCGCTCAGGACAGGTCTGAGCGGGTCGATCATACTTCCATCACGATAAGACAACGCCAGCGAAGAGTCTCGCGGCACATGTATCGCGAGATGCTTCGGCTGGTATTGGCCACTCGAACGGGCATCGGATTGCCAGCAACGGTTCCTCTCCTGGTCGGGTTTCGTGCCAGACCCGCTCAGCATGACGATGGACTCAACCATTGGTTTACTTACGCTTATGTGTACTAGCAAGCGTGCCGTGGCGTGCTGGCGTAGCCTGCGCGGGCGCCTTTCCTTTCGGGCCTGCGGAAGCGCCAGAGAACCGGATTGACAATCGTTTACCCACTGTGGTAGAGTCGACCTACCGGTGAGCCGATCCTTTCGATCGATAATCACTCGCCGTGTATCGAGGTGACATCCATGACTTCCCGGTCGGAAACGACATCCGCCGAAGCAACGCCGGTGCGCTACAGGCTTGTGGCGCTTGATCTGGATAGTACGCTCCAGCCTGACGGCACCCTTCATCCAGCCGACATAATCGCCATCAGAACGGCCCATTCTCTGGGGGCCAAGGTCTCCCTGGTTTCGGCAAGACCACCCAGGGTGGCCCATCGTTACTGGGCCCAGCTCGGTCTGGGCAGCCCGATTATCGCATTCAACGGCGCCCTGGTATACGACTTCCCGACTCAAAAACCTGTCGCAGGCCAGGCAATTGAGCCAGAAGACCTGGTCGAGATTCTACGGATCGTGGCGGACTTTGATTCGGGACTTGGAATCGGTTTCGAAAGCGCCACTTCCTGGGCGACCAATCGTTTTGGCCCTGTGGCAGAGTGGCGAGCCAAAGAAATCGGGCAGTGGCCAGCTGAGATTGGCGATCTGGACGCATTCCTGCAGAAGCCCGTGTTCCAGGTTTGGATTGATGTCGACGATGACAGCATGGTGCAATTGGAGCCTAAATTGAGCGCGATTGGTTTGACGTTGATGCGATATACCCATCCCGACCGGCTCTTGCTGCGCTCCAGAGCGGCATCGCGCGGTTGGGCTCTCTCCACGCTCGCCCACGACCTGGGCGTTGAAAGCTTCGAGGTCATGGTGGTTGGCGGTGGCGGGTTGGAGCGTTCCCTGGTCCAGGCGGCGGCGTTTTCCGTTGTTACCTCCGCGGT
It encodes the following:
- a CDS encoding HAD hydrolase family protein encodes the protein MTSRSETTSAEATPVRYRLVALDLDSTLQPDGTLHPADIIAIRTAHSLGAKVSLVSARPPRVAHRYWAQLGLGSPIIAFNGALVYDFPTQKPVAGQAIEPEDLVEILRIVADFDSGLGIGFESATSWATNRFGPVAEWRAKEIGQWPAEIGDLDAFLQKPVFQVWIDVDDDSMVQLEPKLSAIGLTLMRYTHPDRLLLRSRAASRGWALSTLAHDLGVESFEVMVVGGGGLERSLVQAAAFSVVTSAVSDLDNSIAVSENIAYSSGVAEAFKRFLVEDS
- the hisZ gene encoding ATP phosphoribosyltransferase regulatory subunit, whose translation is MPFSPIQYQNWPLPQGVVDLFFDDAAAKRDLEQELRQLFRTWGYGELIPPTFEYADTLASEGGTQLAEDMYRFVDRDGRTLALRPDLTIPAARVVGTRLFDQPMPLRLCYTGSVFRYEAPQAGRQREFTQAGFELFGAASPEADAEVLALTAGALRLSQVEGFRIVIGQLDFVRGLLGETDASPEYLVELTNAIDRKNLADLEVLVDSLGAAGALRNALLALPRLQGGASVLDEAADFCLNEAMTAALGRLQDIHLLLDGYGLDSVVDYDLGETRGMEYYTGISFKAYAPGLGFAISSGGRYDDLVGHFGPSQPAVGCALWLDRILLVRQRQGRIGPGTRPDLVIAAADNQDCLGLMADLRRGGFQIELELSGRQGNELRQYAAERGIPRSAVCAGDGQVTLYIGETEKNLGIDEVLRETEAW
- the hisA gene encoding 1-(5-phosphoribosyl)-5-[(5-phosphoribosylamino)methylideneamino]imidazole-4-carboxamide isomerase, with amino-acid sequence MIVFPAIDLRQGRCVRLKQGDPDAETLFSNDPVAIARQWAAAGAQWLHVVNLDGAIGDQKHDAPNLVRLQEIGRAVSLPIQFGGGLRTLDDVNHALALGAARVVLGTAAVQNPELLSAAIERFGPQAVVVGLDARNGVVATHGWQQSSGRDVVDLARLMADRGVERVVYTDIARDGMLSGVDSKGTARLADECGLKVIASGGVRDMEDIRRLQALEARGIEGVIVGQALYTGALALPDALRVADGFQKTAASDTATLRLRSNCAGKTDHSVP
- the hisF gene encoding imidazole glycerol phosphate synthase subunit HisF codes for the protein MLAKRIIPCLDIKDGRVVKGISFVNLRDAGDPVEQAKIYDAEGADELVFLDITASHEHRDIVLDMVRTVADQVFIPFTVGGGVRTVEDMRAILLAGADKVSINSAAVRNPQVVAAGAREFGSQCVVVAIDAKHRWAGRWEVYVNGGRIPVGLDAVDWARQVAELGAGEILLTSMDADGTQAGYDVELTRTVAETVPIPVIASGGAGSTEHFRAALAEGRADAALAATLFHYRQLSIGEVKDYLAMHDVPVRRVI
- a CDS encoding NgoMIV family type II restriction endonuclease, producing MSVRQPELKTRDVIESERTYLEKLAALLAQDLDFHGQDSGYASHRFHSFPAKFPPQLPRKFIDGLTRPGDVVLDPIMGSGTTIVEAYLAGRRAAGFDIDPLALLVTRAKVTPLSAERVVHESNRVLCRAQSVEEYVIGFLKPYFDRDGEGIFALPELQDSIRDIHNEDQLDLLTTLIQGRRLRDISDLPFDLVV
- the hisI gene encoding phosphoribosyl-AMP cyclohydrolase, whose product is MNGFEDLRWDSNGLIPALVQDANNLQVLMVAYMNREALTLTLQTGNVHFWSRSRQELWRKGATSGNVMVLSELWYDCDGDAILVQVWPQGPACHTGEVSCFFRQLSLRDFEDGPVGGRGVGEPVWEIGWPAQAAEGDA
- a CDS encoding adenylosuccinate synthase — protein: MAVTAVVGAQWGDEGKGRIIDYLAQDADMVIRFQGGDNAGHTVMNSYGTFKLHLIPSGIFNPKTQCIVGTATVVNLATLLEEMADLENAGINLDNLWLSDRAQMLMPYHRLLDGLQERARGRSAIGTTGRGIGPAYSDKSARWGLRLGDLHHPEWLRDRLEQVVERKNLTLEHYGASTVDVDDLYALCMAWREELGDRIVDIYPMVRQAVEGDQSVLLEGQLGVMRDIDWGIYPYVTSSNPTAAFAAAGAGLPASKISRAVGVVKAYSTCVGAGPFPVELFDETGARIREIGTEYGATTGRPRRVGWFDGVAIDYAAWLNGFTDLAVTKLDVLDALPELKICIGYKLGDEILRHVPDTATLEMVTPIYETWTGWQEPTTGCRSWDDLPEKARSYLRRIEELAGVSISWVSVGPEREEMFSV
- the hisG gene encoding ATP phosphoribosyltransferase, whose product is MVDSPAGSPMEGKPEVGRSAARLVVALPKGRLLDEALDSLTRAGYGLNAGENGRRLVVPSSDARVSYILAKPADVPVYVENGAADLGIVGLDVLRESQRDVLEPLQLPFGHCRLVVAGPALRSERPLRLEPNPRVATKFPVLTEAFFRQRGISAEIIQLSGSVELAPLVDLADLIVDLVQTGRTLRDNGLVELRIILESQAMLIANRAAWRLKATGMAAFVSALRDSVNPLQAIQESSGMGR
- the hisE gene encoding phosphoribosyl-ATP diphosphatase codes for the protein MSDVLLELSSVLEKRKRELPEGSYTAYLMTAGENEILKKLGEEAVEVILAAKDEGDERVIYEMADLIYHALVLLVDRELSWQDVEIELQRRYS
- the purB gene encoding adenylosuccinate lyase, yielding MTSFDHSTYLSPLTWRYGSDAMRAIWSERNKRLLLRRFWVALATAQHEAGLVSAGQLADLQAHQDQVDLDRAAAIEAEIKHDLMAEIRTYAEQCATGGGIIHLGATSADALDNVEALRLRESTDLLLERLGGLLTALVQQVERFAGTPAIGFTHLQPAEPTTVGYRLAQYGYDLLLDWRELQRVGAGIRGKGLRGAVGTSASYSQLMLGSSWTPGKLEQRVLELLELEAHSVGTQVYPRKQDWLIVNALAGLGQSIYRMAFDLRLLQAPTLGEWSEPFGAQQVGSSAMPFKRNPINSENMDSLARQLAALPRITWDNAAHSLLERTLDDSANRRMVLPEAFLLADELVQRATQVASGLVVRQDVVARNLESYGVFAATERLLMEAVRAGGDRQELHEVIRKHSLSAWEALRRGEPNPLEESLAEDPDFRALLSRELIRSFLRVDDYVGDAPERALALAAAVRQALNLV